Proteins encoded together in one Triticum dicoccoides isolate Atlit2015 ecotype Zavitan chromosome 7B, WEW_v2.0, whole genome shotgun sequence window:
- the LOC119339011 gene encoding probable galactinol--sucrose galactosyltransferase 6, with the protein MARAALISSTGAAASSSSPSPRARIYTRAPSSSSRPPLLASPPLRLLPDPQSSPRRCSIKTLAAVKGASLSGRRSAREEKEEMTIESSVRLAGGELSVGGRTVLSGVPDAVSASPAAARGPVDGVFLGADLAGPASRHVVSLGAMRGVRFMACFRFKMWWMAQRMGDKGGDVPHETQFLLVESRAPGTGGEEEETSYVVFLPLVEGAFRASLQGGGAGGDELQLCVESGDAGTLASSFDRALFVGAADSDPFAAIAGAVAAVRSCLGTFRPRAEKKLPAIVDYFGWCTWDAFYQDVTQEGVEAGLQSLAAGGAPPKFVIIDDGWQSVGTDKQSPDVDSVGEAGKSPPLPRLTGIKENSKFQSGDDPATATGIETLVRAAKEKYGLKYVYVWHAITGYWGGVRPGVAGMEAYRSTMQFPKISPGVAENEPNMKTDVLTLQGLGLVHPQAVHRFYDELHAYLAAAGVDGVKVDVQCVLETLGAGHGGRVQLTKEYHRALDASVAKNFPDNGIIACMSHNTDALYCSKQTAVVRASDDFFPREAVSHTIHIAAVAYNSVFLGEFMLPDWDMFHSLHPAGDYHGSARAISGGPVYVSDAPGKHDFELLRKMVLPDGTVLRARLPGRPTKDCLFADPARDGATLLKIWNMNRFTGVLGVYNCQGAAWSSAEKKNVFHQEAGAGALTCGVRSRDVHLIAEAATDGGDGWGGDCAVYRHGAGDLVVLPDGAGLPVSLKVLEHDVLTVSPIKDLAAGLRFAPVGLVDMFNGGAAVEGLTYSLLADGDEAVGLVSMEVRGRGRLGAYSSVRPRSCTLGSAPAEFSYDASSGMVILELESMPLPKERVHKIAIEL; encoded by the exons ATGGCGCGCGCAGCACTCATCTCCAGCACCGGGGCCGCCGCATCCTCCTCATCCCCCTCTCCTCGCGCGCGTATATATACCCgcgcgccctcttcctcttcccgccCACCGCTCCTCGCCTCTCCGCCCCTCCGCCTCCTCCCCGATCCCCAATCCAGTCCTCGTCG GTGTTCGATTAAGACTCTTGCGGCGGTCAAGGGGGCGTCGTTGTCCGGCCGGCGGAGCGCGAGGGAGGAGAAAGAAGAGATGACGATCGAGTCGTCCGTGAGGCTCGCCGGCGGGGAGCTGTCGGTCGGCGGGCGGACGGTGCTGTCCGGCGTGCCGGACGCGGTGTCGGCGTCGCCCGCGGCGGCCCGGGGCCCCGTTGACGGCGTCTTCCTCGGCGCCGACCTCGCCGGCCCGGCCTCCCGCCACGTCGTCTCCCTCGGCGCCATGAG GGGCGTGCGGTTCATGGCGTGCTTCCGGTTCAAGATGTGGTGGATGGCGCAGAGGATGGGCGACAAGGGCGGCGACGTCCCGCACGAGACGCAGTTCCTGCTGGTCGAGTCGAGGGCCCCCGGCACCGGCGGGGAGGAGGAAGAGACGTCGTACGTCGTGTTCCTCCCGCTCGTGGAGGGCGCGTTCCGGGCCAGCCtccagggcggcggcgcgggcggcgacgaGCTCCAGCTCTGCGTCGAGAGCGGCGACGCCGGCACGCTCGCCAGTTCCTTCGACCGCGCGCTCTTCGTGGGCGCCGCGGACTCCGACCCtttcgccgccatcgccggcgccgtcGCGGCCGTCAGGTCCTGCCTCGGGACCTTCCGCCCGCGCGCCGAGAAGAAGCTCCCCGCGATCGTTGACTACTTCGGGTGGTGCACGTGGGACGCCTTCTACCAGGACGTCACCCAGGAGGGCGTCGAGGCCGGGCTCCAGAGCCTCGCCGCCGGCGGAGCGCCGCCCAAGTTCGTCATCATCGACGACGGCTGGCAGTCGGTCGGCACCGACAAACAGAGCCCCGACGTGGACTCTGTGGGCGAGGCCGGCAAGTCGCCGCCCCTTCCCCGGCTCACCGGCATCAAGGAGAACAGCAAGTTCCAGAGCGGCGACGACCCGGCCACCGCCACGGGCATCGAGACGCTGGTGCGCGCGGCGAAGGAGAAGTACGGGCTCAAGTACGTGTACGTCTGGCACGCCATCACCGGCTACTGGGGCGGCGTGCGGCCGGGCGTCGCCGGGATGGAGGCCTACCGCTCCACCATGCAGTTCCCCAAGATCTCGCCGGGCGTGGCGGAGAACGAGCCCAACATGAAGACCGACGTGCTCACCCTGCAGGGGCTCGGCCTCGTGCACCCGCAGGCCGTGCACCGCTTCTACGACGAGCTCCACGCgtacctcgccgccgccggcgtcgACGGCGTCAAGGTGGACGTGCAGTGCGTCCTCGAGACGCTCGGCGCCGGCCACGGCGGCCGCGTGCAGCTCACCAAGGAGTACCACCGCGCGCTCGACGCCTCCGTCGCCAAGAACTTCCCGGACAACGGCATCATCGCCTGCATGAGCCACAACACCGACGCCCTCTACTG CTCGAAGCAGACGGCGGTGGTGAGAGCGTCAGACGATTTCTTCCCGAGGGAGGCGGTGTCGCACACGATCCACATCGCGGCGGTGGCCTACAACAGCGTGTTCCTCGGCGAGTTCATGCTCCCGGACTGGGACATGTTCCACTCCCTGCACCCCGCCGGCGACTACCACGGCTCGGCGCGCGCCATCAGCGGCGGGCCCGTGTACGTCAGCGACGCGCCGGGGAAGCACGACTTCGAGCTGCTGAGGAAGATGGTGCTGCCGGACGGCACCGTGCTGCGCGCGCGGCTGCCGGGCCGGCCGACCAAGGACTGCCTGTTCGCGGACCCGGCGCGCGACGGCGCCACCCTGCTCAAGATCTGGAACATGAACAGGTTCACGGGCGTGCTCGGCGTGTACAACTGCCAGGGCGCGGCGTGGAGCTCCGCGGAGAAGAAGAACGTCTTCCACCAGGAGGCCGGCGCCGGCGCGCTGACCTGCGGCGTCAGGAGCCGCGACGTCCACCTCATCGCCGAGGCGGCGACGGACGGCGGCGACGGGTGGGGCGGCGACTGCGCCGTGTACCGCCACGGCGCCGGCGACCTCGTGGTGCTCCCCGACGGCGCGGGGCTGCCCGTGTCCCTCAAGGTCCTTGAGCACGACGTCCTCACCGTGTCGCCGATCAAG GATTTGGCGGCCGGGTTGAGGTTCGCGCCGGTGGGCCTCGTGGACATGTTCAACGGCGGCGCGGCGGTGGAAGGCTTGACCTACAGCCTCCTTGCCGACGGCGACGAGGCGGTCGGGCTGGTGAGCATGGAAGTGCGAGGGCGCGGGAGGTTGGGCGCCTACTCGTCGGTCCGGCCGAGGAGTTGCACGCTGGGCTCAGCCCCGGCGGAGTTCTCTTACGACGCCTCCTCCGGCATGGTGATCCTCGAGCTCGAGTCCATGCCATTGCCCAAGGAAAGGGTTCACAAGATCGCCATTGAGCTGTAG